A single region of the Halobellus ruber genome encodes:
- a CDS encoding PLP-dependent cysteine synthase family protein translates to MSQTTDEAIDEARIGRTPLVELDVDVPATVCAKVEWFNLPEAAHGGGSIKSRIAKGMLDGAEERGDLTPDRTVIEPTSGNTGSELARLATARGYDVEIVMPDNASGGKIEAVRDTGAEIHFVDADEGYDAVIERCEELVAADPDEYYRPNQYENPDNPGAHEETTAPEIWAQTDGGVTHFIAGVGTGGTITGTGRGLHAKGDVTVVGFEPANPLHAIDGLKYLRTGEHYHPTTYDESVLDAKLYVDTGDAYDRARDLRERYMEEDPHVVDTGQYDAEFVADHLRVEGQFVVGTSAGAGVCAAEQLHEEHGVTEDDTVVIMLCDRGDKYADIPLWEEYLSVEA, encoded by the coding sequence ATGTCTCAAACGACTGACGAAGCCATAGACGAAGCCCGGATCGGCCGCACGCCGCTCGTCGAACTCGACGTCGACGTCCCGGCGACGGTGTGTGCGAAAGTCGAGTGGTTCAACCTGCCCGAGGCCGCCCACGGCGGCGGCTCGATCAAATCCCGGATCGCGAAGGGGATGCTGGACGGCGCCGAGGAGCGGGGCGACCTCACCCCCGACCGGACCGTGATCGAACCCACCAGCGGCAACACCGGAAGCGAACTCGCCAGGCTCGCGACCGCCCGCGGCTACGACGTCGAGATCGTGATGCCCGACAACGCCTCCGGCGGCAAGATCGAGGCGGTCCGCGACACCGGCGCGGAGATCCACTTCGTCGACGCCGACGAGGGCTACGACGCGGTCATCGAGCGCTGCGAGGAACTCGTCGCCGCCGACCCCGACGAGTACTACCGCCCAAACCAGTACGAGAACCCCGACAATCCGGGGGCCCACGAGGAGACGACCGCCCCCGAGATCTGGGCGCAGACCGACGGCGGGGTGACCCACTTCATCGCCGGCGTCGGCACCGGCGGCACCATCACCGGCACCGGCCGCGGACTCCACGCGAAAGGCGACGTCACCGTGGTCGGCTTCGAGCCGGCGAACCCGCTGCACGCGATTGACGGGCTGAAGTACCTCCGGACGGGCGAGCATTACCACCCGACGACCTACGACGAGTCCGTCCTCGACGCGAAGCTGTACGTCGACACCGGCGACGCCTACGACCGCGCCCGCGACCTCCGGGAGCGGTATATGGAGGAGGATCCCCACGTCGTCGACACCGGGCAGTACGACGCCGAATTCGTCGCCGATCACCTCCGGGTGGAGGGGCAGTTCGTGGTCGGCACATCGGCCGGGGCCGGAGTATGCGCCGCCGAACAGCTCCACGAGGAGCACGGGGTCACCGAGGACGATACGGTCGTGATTATGCTGTGCGACCGCGGCGACAAGTACGCCGACATCCCGCTGTGGGAGGAGTACCTCTCGGTCGAGGCGTGA
- a CDS encoding ABC transporter substrate-binding protein, whose product MTAYGAFDRRRFLTAAGTAGIGLVAGCSGGDGATAGDASGGDEEPISIGSIQPLSGNFSVWSRVHASGLAFAIDEINRDGGVLDGRELRVVEGDSGSDPAEAAALFERFVEQDGIVAATGPVSSDVGIRTSRTAQELGVPMFTHMAGSSDTITPDTRHTFRVGLLPAEPTMRAQAALAEARGYNSVSAIVADYAWGRSVQSAIEEVFTVDVDIQVAPVSQSDFSTYVRQIPDEVRMVVTSGHPPGVLTITQQLYELGRDPDVVTGSSWPPDVVRSTLGAESDRGFTHVHLADPYSDEFAEVAERYARAVDGQFNTHTAYGYVTGKLIAQAIENAGEADPEAITEATRAIEFDTLFANPIQYADSGELENQIQLYSTVTADPPSYYPEGDYGYTEVFRTDPLPAIPAEA is encoded by the coding sequence ATGACCGCGTACGGGGCGTTCGATCGGCGGCGGTTTCTAACGGCTGCGGGGACGGCCGGGATCGGGCTGGTGGCCGGCTGTAGCGGCGGTGACGGCGCCACGGCCGGCGACGCCAGCGGCGGGGACGAGGAACCGATCAGTATCGGATCGATCCAGCCGCTCTCGGGTAACTTCTCGGTGTGGAGCCGGGTCCACGCGTCCGGGCTGGCGTTCGCCATCGACGAGATCAATCGCGACGGTGGTGTGCTCGACGGTCGGGAGCTCCGCGTCGTCGAGGGTGACTCCGGAAGCGATCCCGCGGAGGCGGCGGCGCTCTTCGAGCGGTTTGTCGAGCAGGATGGTATCGTGGCCGCGACCGGGCCGGTGAGCTCCGATGTCGGAATCCGCACCTCCCGCACCGCCCAGGAGCTCGGCGTCCCGATGTTTACACATATGGCCGGGTCAAGCGACACCATCACGCCGGACACACGGCACACCTTCCGCGTCGGACTCCTCCCTGCGGAACCGACGATGCGGGCGCAGGCGGCGCTCGCCGAGGCGCGGGGATACAATTCGGTCAGCGCCATCGTCGCCGACTACGCGTGGGGCCGTTCCGTCCAGTCGGCGATCGAGGAGGTCTTCACCGTCGACGTGGATATCCAGGTGGCTCCTGTCTCCCAGAGCGACTTCTCCACGTACGTCCGGCAGATCCCCGACGAAGTCAGGATGGTGGTGACGAGCGGACATCCGCCGGGGGTATTGACGATCACCCAGCAGCTCTACGAACTGGGCCGCGACCCCGATGTCGTAACGGGGTCCTCGTGGCCGCCGGACGTAGTGCGGTCGACGCTGGGCGCGGAGTCGGACCGGGGGTTCACCCACGTCCACCTCGCGGACCCGTACAGCGACGAGTTCGCCGAGGTGGCGGAGCGGTACGCCCGAGCAGTTGACGGCCAGTTCAACACCCACACCGCTTACGGATACGTCACCGGGAAACTCATCGCCCAAGCCATCGAGAACGCGGGTGAGGCCGATCCTGAAGCCATCACCGAGGCGACGCGTGCGATCGAGTTCGACACGCTGTTCGCGAACCCGATCCAGTACGCCGACTCCGGGGAGCTGGAGAACCAGATCCAGCTGTATAGCACCGTCACTGCCGACCCGCCGTCGTACTACCCCGAGGGCGACTACGGGTACACCGAGGTCTTCCGAACCGACCCGCTGCCGGCGATCCCGGCGGAGGCCTGA
- a CDS encoding cupin domain-containing protein, protein MAEIEHLPDFEATPHANVFPDAEPKTIRLALEAGDRVDPHTHPGRDVVFHLIDGAIDLELDGERHSLEAGDVARFDGEREISPVAREPSTALVVLAARASE, encoded by the coding sequence ATGGCGGAAATCGAGCACCTCCCCGACTTCGAGGCGACGCCGCACGCGAACGTGTTCCCGGACGCGGAGCCGAAGACGATCCGGTTGGCGCTCGAGGCCGGCGACCGGGTCGACCCACACACCCACCCCGGCCGCGACGTCGTGTTCCACCTGATCGACGGCGCGATCGACCTCGAACTCGACGGGGAGCGGCACTCCCTGGAGGCGGGCGACGTCGCACGGTTCGACGGCGAGCGGGAGATCTCCCCGGTCGCCCGGGAGCCGAGCACGGCCCTCGTCGTGTTGGCCGCGCGGGCATCCGAGTAA
- the nirK gene encoding copper-containing nitrite reductase gives MFDTTRRRTLQALGLGGAASLAGCASTAPTADNTQATTDTATEAMSTPGSTDADRVAADPTDIPDPIDRDTSKEVDVTLRSEEVVAEIEEGVTFSYMTYGGQVPGPLIRVRQGDTINLTFENAESNSMPHNVDFHACAGPGGGAEATTTAPGETAELRFRATYPGAYIYHCAVPNLDMHISAGMFGIILVEPPEGLPEVDHEIYVGQHEVYTNKPAGEAGHHGFDMDAMASEEPSYVLMNGEKYALTPNAYGPAVTAGTDETVRVFFVDGGPNLASSFHPIGSVWETLYPDGSLSTDPQTHIQTREVPPGSTTVATMNSPVPGDFKLVDHSLSRVARKGCMAIVRAEGEERPEIFDPDPA, from the coding sequence ATGTTCGACACTACCCGACGCCGCACGCTCCAGGCGCTCGGCCTCGGCGGTGCCGCATCGCTCGCCGGCTGCGCCTCCACGGCGCCGACCGCCGACAACACCCAGGCCACCACCGACACCGCGACCGAAGCGATGTCTACCCCCGGATCTACCGACGCCGACCGTGTCGCCGCCGATCCCACCGACATCCCCGACCCGATCGACCGCGACACCTCCAAGGAGGTCGACGTGACCCTCCGGAGCGAGGAGGTCGTCGCCGAGATCGAGGAGGGCGTCACCTTCTCGTATATGACCTACGGCGGGCAGGTTCCCGGCCCGCTCATCCGGGTCCGCCAGGGCGACACGATCAACCTCACCTTCGAGAACGCCGAGTCGAACTCGATGCCGCACAACGTCGACTTCCACGCGTGTGCGGGCCCCGGCGGCGGCGCCGAAGCCACGACGACCGCTCCCGGCGAGACCGCTGAACTCCGGTTCCGGGCCACCTACCCCGGCGCCTACATCTACCACTGCGCCGTTCCCAATCTGGATATGCACATCAGCGCCGGGATGTTCGGGATCATCCTGGTGGAGCCGCCGGAGGGGCTGCCCGAGGTCGACCACGAGATCTACGTCGGCCAACACGAGGTGTACACGAACAAGCCCGCCGGCGAGGCGGGCCACCACGGGTTCGATATGGACGCGATGGCCAGTGAGGAGCCGTCGTACGTGCTGATGAACGGCGAGAAGTACGCGCTGACGCCGAACGCGTACGGCCCGGCGGTGACCGCCGGCACCGACGAGACCGTCCGCGTGTTCTTCGTCGACGGCGGCCCGAACCTCGCCAGCAGCTTCCATCCGATCGGGAGCGTCTGGGAGACGCTCTACCCCGACGGCTCGCTGAGCACGGATCCGCAGACGCACATCCAGACCCGGGAGGTCCCGCCGGGGAGCACCACGGTCGCGACGATGAACTCCCCGGTCCCCGGCGACTTCAAGCTGGTCGACCACTCGCTGTCGCGGGTCGCCCGGAAGGGGTGTATGGCGATCGTCCGTGCGGAGGGCGAGGAACGCCCCGAGATCTTCGATCCCGACCCGGCGTGA
- a CDS encoding cupin domain-containing protein, with the protein MPRIDTDAAREYDDESFAAAGVFRTDDAKVVYACFEPGQFIPVHAPDSDVVVSVRRGRGLVREGATDHRVEPGDAVAIESGTRRGIRADDGERLEALLVTAPPPTDAEHEPVRRGLRNGEFEPELGESAGTAPADEPGAGR; encoded by the coding sequence ATGCCACGAATCGACACCGACGCCGCACGCGAGTACGACGACGAGAGCTTCGCCGCCGCCGGCGTGTTCCGGACCGACGACGCGAAAGTCGTCTACGCCTGCTTCGAGCCGGGGCAGTTCATCCCGGTCCACGCACCCGACAGCGACGTGGTCGTCAGCGTCCGGCGGGGGCGTGGCCTGGTCCGCGAGGGCGCGACCGACCACCGGGTCGAGCCGGGCGACGCCGTCGCGATCGAGTCGGGCACGCGCCGCGGCATCCGCGCTGACGACGGTGAGCGGCTGGAGGCGCTGCTCGTGACTGCGCCGCCGCCGACCGACGCCGAACACGAACCGGTCCGGCGTGGACTCCGGAACGGAGAGTTCGAGCCGGAACTGGGGGAGTCTGCCGGGACCGCCCCTGCGGACGAACCGGGGGCGGGTCGCTGA
- a CDS encoding sulfurtransferase has protein sequence MSGEETDLTRRSLLAAAAGAGVAGTAGCSGVQTPSDVAAAASVGGNVGYFRGPAQVDLGASTFVDARSKEQYRAEHVYGARHAPIETLETRQASDDGFVPDAAGMASALESIGVAPDDDVVVYGSSVGSRVSRVVFALEYLGHEGDVFVLNGGYEAWTGRVGVGSRSHGTVDYDPDPQPGLVVTREWLADRVGTFNADGGPGLLDVRPPEAYLGARQADALVASNARHGHLPGAVNVRWTGNIDGRELVEPGTLAQLYFSRAGLTQSGPTVVYGQGNVNPTNTWLVLRALGAEDVRLYEGGFGEWANVDAERRGRFPVETKTSTVIETSGSVGGGDDGGFSCTG, from the coding sequence ATGTCCGGCGAAGAGACGGATCTCACGCGACGGTCGCTGCTGGCGGCGGCCGCGGGGGCGGGCGTCGCGGGCACCGCCGGGTGTTCGGGCGTCCAGACGCCCTCGGACGTCGCCGCCGCCGCGAGCGTCGGAGGCAACGTGGGCTACTTTCGCGGCCCCGCGCAGGTCGACCTGGGGGCGTCGACGTTCGTCGACGCCCGGTCGAAAGAACAGTACCGGGCCGAACACGTCTACGGCGCCCGCCACGCGCCGATCGAGACGCTGGAGACGCGGCAAGCCAGCGACGACGGGTTCGTTCCCGACGCCGCGGGGATGGCGTCGGCGCTCGAATCGATCGGGGTCGCCCCCGACGACGACGTGGTGGTCTACGGCAGCAGCGTCGGCTCCCGGGTCTCCCGGGTCGTGTTCGCGCTCGAATACCTGGGTCACGAGGGCGACGTGTTCGTGCTCAACGGCGGCTATGAAGCCTGGACCGGCCGGGTCGGCGTCGGCAGCCGGAGCCACGGGACGGTCGACTACGATCCCGACCCCCAGCCGGGGCTGGTGGTCACCCGCGAGTGGCTCGCCGATCGGGTCGGGACGTTCAACGCCGACGGCGGCCCCGGCCTGCTCGACGTCCGCCCGCCGGAGGCGTACCTCGGGGCGCGGCAGGCCGACGCCCTGGTGGCGTCGAACGCGCGCCACGGCCACCTCCCGGGCGCGGTCAACGTCAGGTGGACCGGGAACATCGACGGCCGCGAACTGGTCGAACCGGGCACCCTCGCACAGCTGTACTTCAGCCGCGCGGGGCTGACACAGTCCGGACCCACGGTGGTCTACGGCCAGGGCAACGTCAACCCCACCAACACCTGGCTCGTCCTCCGGGCGCTCGGCGCCGAGGACGTCCGGCTCTACGAGGGCGGGTTCGGCGAGTGGGCCAACGTCGACGCCGAGCGCCGCGGCCGGTTCCCGGTCGAGACCAAGACCTCGACCGTGATCGAAACCTCCGGCTCCGTCGGGGGCGGCGACGACGGCGGCTTCTCCTGTACCGGCTGA
- a CDS encoding SDR family oxidoreductase → MDLQLAGDAALVTASSSGLGKASARALAAEGSNVVVNGRDEERLAAAVEDIRTDAAEGATVIGHAADITDPDAVEALVERPVAEFGGLDHLVTSAGGPPAKPFLETTDEEWYEAFDLLVMSVVRAVRAAAPHLRAGDGGTVVTIASITVKEPKDNLVLSNAVRAGAVGLEKVLSTELAPEIRANAVLPGTHETPRVEDVVEQGLERGDYDAYEAGIAEWAERIPVGRLGDPMELGRTVAFLSSPQSAFLTGVALPVDGGESGSTL, encoded by the coding sequence ATGGACCTACAACTCGCGGGCGACGCCGCGCTGGTGACGGCATCGAGCAGCGGCCTCGGGAAGGCGTCGGCGCGGGCGCTCGCCGCCGAGGGCTCGAACGTCGTCGTCAACGGCCGCGACGAGGAGCGGCTGGCGGCCGCAGTCGAGGATATCCGAACCGACGCCGCCGAGGGGGCGACCGTGATCGGCCACGCGGCCGACATCACCGACCCCGACGCGGTCGAAGCGCTCGTCGAGCGTCCCGTCGCGGAGTTCGGCGGGCTGGATCACCTCGTGACCTCCGCGGGCGGCCCGCCCGCGAAGCCGTTCCTCGAAACCACCGACGAGGAGTGGTACGAGGCGTTCGACTTGCTTGTGATGAGCGTCGTCCGCGCGGTGCGGGCGGCGGCGCCACACCTCCGGGCCGGCGACGGCGGGACGGTTGTCACCATCGCATCGATCACGGTGAAGGAACCGAAGGACAACCTCGTGCTCTCGAACGCGGTCCGGGCGGGCGCGGTCGGGCTGGAGAAGGTGCTCTCGACGGAACTCGCACCCGAGATCCGCGCGAACGCGGTGCTGCCGGGGACCCACGAGACCCCGCGGGTCGAAGACGTCGTCGAGCAGGGGCTGGAGCGCGGCGACTACGACGCCTACGAGGCGGGGATCGCCGAGTGGGCCGAACGGATCCCGGTCGGCCGGCTGGGCGATCCGATGGAACTCGGCCGCACGGTCGCGTTCCTCTCCTCGCCGCAGTCGGCGTTCCTCACGGGCGTCGCGCTCCCGGTCGACGGCGGGGAGAGCGGTTCGACGCTCTGA
- a CDS encoding MFS transporter — protein sequence MLIVVSLGWATLQTGRFLLAPLLPTIIADLGITEATAGIALAIFQGSYAVVQYPSGEYSDRWNRTTLIVPGLVILAIGFGLFGLTAGLWTFLLAATVVGVGKGLFAIPSRALLSDLFTDNRGRALGIYAAGTDVGGLVSSGAAVIALTYFTWRTPFFPIAVGLAVLTVIYTLTTREGYYVGETTLDLRGTVGRLVKSNRQRETLVAFALFYFMVGGFINFIPTYLARAKEFSGSLAGLTFAIVFAVGFAVKPAAGILGDRFSRRGIAVAGLSVAAAAMTALLLVGSTLAIWVVIGVFALGYKTGFPLADAIILDGAPADGTGADLGAARALFLIANAAGPAYVGIVATYASYDLAFGGFVVCLLVAAVLLARQR from the coding sequence ATGCTGATCGTGGTGTCGCTCGGGTGGGCGACGCTCCAGACCGGTCGGTTCCTGCTTGCCCCGCTGCTTCCCACCATCATCGCCGATCTCGGGATCACCGAGGCCACCGCGGGGATCGCGCTGGCGATCTTCCAGGGCTCCTACGCCGTTGTCCAGTACCCCAGCGGGGAGTACTCCGACCGGTGGAACCGGACGACGCTGATCGTGCCGGGGCTGGTGATCCTGGCGATCGGGTTCGGGCTCTTCGGGCTCACCGCCGGGCTGTGGACGTTCCTGCTCGCGGCGACGGTGGTCGGCGTCGGGAAGGGCCTGTTCGCGATCCCCTCGCGGGCGCTGCTCTCGGATCTGTTCACCGACAACCGCGGCCGCGCGCTCGGGATCTACGCCGCGGGCACCGACGTCGGCGGGCTCGTCTCCTCCGGCGCCGCGGTGATCGCGCTGACGTACTTCACCTGGCGGACGCCCTTCTTCCCGATCGCGGTCGGACTCGCAGTCCTCACTGTCATCTACACTCTCACGACCCGGGAGGGGTACTACGTCGGGGAGACCACGCTGGATCTCCGGGGGACCGTGGGGAGGCTGGTAAAGAGCAACCGCCAGCGGGAGACCCTCGTCGCCTTCGCGCTGTTTTACTTCATGGTGGGCGGGTTCATCAACTTCATTCCGACCTACCTCGCGCGGGCAAAGGAGTTCTCCGGGAGCCTCGCGGGGCTGACCTTCGCGATCGTCTTCGCGGTCGGATTCGCGGTCAAGCCCGCCGCGGGGATCCTCGGCGACCGGTTCTCCCGCCGCGGGATCGCAGTCGCGGGGCTGTCGGTCGCCGCCGCGGCGATGACCGCGCTTCTCCTGGTCGGATCCACCCTCGCGATCTGGGTCGTGATCGGCGTGTTCGCGCTCGGGTACAAGACCGGGTTCCCGCTTGCGGACGCCATCATCCTCGACGGGGCCCCGGCGGACGGAACGGGCGCGGATCTGGGCGCGGCGCGGGCGCTGTTCCTGATCGCGAACGCGGCCGGGCCGGCCTACGTCGGCATCGTCGCAACCTACGCCAGCTACGACCTCGCGTTCGGCGGGTTCGTCGTCTGCCTGCTCGTCGCGGCCGTGCTCCTGGCTCGGCAGCGGTGA
- a CDS encoding YeeE/YedE family protein has translation MVTLSPLAYVALSVGVGLAFGVLLQKARFCFVSAFRDFVAFKDTRVLKGVMAGVVVMTIFWSLQATLGYFRGFWTPAWGLASLFGGFVFGIGMTMAGGCASGTLYRAGQGYVQFWITLLFMGVGYVVFAYAFPTLRSVYFEPLRFGEGATLYLALPWPPAVTGALVTALGILLYAFVRGRASLPEDPGQGEATTPGTRAQATMPTRTLSAVAIGLREIAAGTRGYLDGFRTDDRPVAARLTDSWDARTAGIGLALVASVWFWVYGAWAITGSEAKWAGWLLAQAGVNTGGVEYWGSILFRGGDVTVTVDMLMILSVIVGSFIAAKLSGDFRLRWPKVQRLHNPVVGGLLMGVGSRLAPGCNIANLFSGVALLSLHSLLAGLGIILGTYVMTHYLYREVGCAI, from the coding sequence ATGGTTACGCTCTCGCCGCTCGCGTACGTCGCCCTCTCGGTGGGGGTCGGGCTCGCGTTCGGCGTTCTCCTGCAGAAAGCGCGGTTCTGTTTCGTGAGCGCGTTCCGCGACTTCGTGGCGTTCAAAGACACCCGCGTGCTGAAGGGGGTGATGGCGGGCGTGGTGGTGATGACGATCTTCTGGAGCCTCCAGGCCACGCTCGGCTACTTCCGCGGGTTCTGGACCCCCGCGTGGGGGCTGGCGTCGCTTTTCGGCGGGTTCGTCTTCGGGATCGGTATGACGATGGCGGGCGGCTGTGCCTCCGGCACGCTCTACCGGGCCGGCCAGGGGTACGTCCAGTTCTGGATCACGCTGCTGTTTATGGGCGTCGGCTACGTCGTCTTCGCGTACGCGTTCCCCACCCTCCGGTCGGTGTACTTCGAGCCGCTCCGGTTCGGCGAGGGGGCGACGCTGTACCTCGCGTTGCCGTGGCCGCCGGCGGTCACCGGCGCCCTCGTGACGGCGCTGGGGATCCTGCTGTACGCGTTCGTCCGCGGCCGGGCGTCGCTCCCGGAGGATCCCGGCCAGGGCGAGGCGACGACGCCCGGCACCCGGGCGCAGGCGACGATGCCGACCCGGACGCTGTCGGCGGTCGCAATCGGCCTACGGGAGATCGCGGCGGGAACGCGGGGCTACCTCGACGGTTTCCGGACCGACGACCGCCCGGTGGCCGCCCGGCTGACGGACTCCTGGGACGCCCGCACTGCGGGGATCGGCCTCGCTCTCGTCGCCAGCGTCTGGTTCTGGGTGTACGGGGCGTGGGCCATCACCGGCAGCGAGGCCAAGTGGGCCGGGTGGCTCCTCGCGCAGGCCGGCGTGAACACCGGCGGCGTCGAGTACTGGGGGTCGATCCTGTTCCGCGGCGGCGACGTCACCGTCACGGTGGATATGCTGATGATCCTCTCGGTGATCGTCGGCTCCTTCATCGCCGCGAAGCTGTCGGGGGACTTCCGGCTCCGGTGGCCGAAGGTCCAGCGGCTCCACAACCCCGTCGTCGGCGGGCTGCTGATGGGCGTCGGCTCCCGGCTCGCGCCCGGTTGCAACATCGCGAACCTGTTCAGCGGGGTCGCGCTGCTGTCGCTGCACTCGCTTTTGGCCGGCCTCGGCATCATCCTCGGAACGTACGTGATGACCCACTACCTCTACCGCGAGGTCGGCTGTGCGATCTGA